Genomic segment of Triticum aestivum cultivar Chinese Spring chromosome 6A, IWGSC CS RefSeq v2.1, whole genome shotgun sequence:
ctgtcagattcttcttcagatgaggaaacagcttttgccttcagggCACGAGTTCGCCcgtagtttggaccgtagatatctcttttctcagaaagctgaaactcatgtgtgttgagcctctcgagtatgtcagacggatcgagtgtcttgaaatcaggacgttcttgaatcatcagggctaggatgtcaaatgaactatcaagtgatctcagcagcgtcttgacgatttcatgtttggtgatctcagtggcgccgagggcttgaagctcatttgtgatgtcagtaagtcggtcaaatgtgtgctgggcattctcattgtcatttcgcttgaagcggttgaagaggttgcgaagaacattgattctctgatctctctgggttgagatgccttcattgaccttggagagccagtcccagaccagcttggatgtcttcaagacactcacacggccatactgttctttggtcagatgaccacagatgatattcttggcagtagagtccagttgagtgaacttcttaacatcagcagcagtgacaccttctccagccttgggaacaccgttctcgacggcataccataggtcgacgtcaatggcttcaagatgcatgcgcatcttattcttccagtagggatatgcagttccatcgaagacggggcacgcagcggagactttgattatccctgcagtcgacatagctaaaactccaggtggttaaaccgaatcacacagaacaagggagcaccttgctttgataccaattgaaagtgtgttatatcgactagagggggggtgaataggcgatttttacgaaagtcttcaatacgtggaagttatgaagacaaacagtagagatatgcctattactatgcagcataagttagactacactaggcaagccatggtcaagtatcaacagagtgaaagcacagtgacgaatagctgcagtgtaatacggatcaggtaggaagatattatgaagccaaacagaacacacattcactcagtgaagacaaaagatacagcaaacatgcaatgacttcacaacgaGTAACAGTATGTAAAGGGAaatgaagatgaaaccagtgactcgttgaagacaatgatttgttggaccaattccagttgctgtgacaactgtacgtttggttggagcggctaggtatttaaaccttaggacacacagtcccggacacccagtcctgaaccgcagctcaggacacccagtcctcaccgtattctccttgagctaaggtcacacagacctcgcccaatcactctggtaagtcttcaaggtagactcccaaaccttcacagacttcgttcatcggcaatccacaatgactcttggatgctcagaacgcgacgcctaagtggctggaggatgcacagtcctcaagtgtaaaaagtcttcagatcactcagacaagaagacttaagtgatgcccaatttgctctggctctgggtggttaggccTTTTTCCTTGCTAAgtattctctctcaaaggcttcgaggtgggttgctctcaaacgacaaaagccgtgcactgaaatctgagcagccaatcgtttatggttgtagggggtgggctatttatagccactaggcaacccgatctgatttgtccgaaatgaccctggatcactaaggaactgacGCGTGTTTCAactgtcagatttcaaactcacacggcaactttacttgggctacaagcaaagctgacttgtccgactctggacaagatttgctctcatagtcttcactcgaagacataggttttttgtttaggcatcacttcagtcgttctgactggttctcttggaccccacttagcagtacggtggttcctatgactcaacacaaataaaagagaactacgaaagatctaagtcttcgagctccataggcttcatgtggtgtcttctcttgtcatagttttcaaggtgaatatcttcatataccatcattgacttcaatgtcttcgtacatttttaggggtcatctctggtagtaaaactgaatcaatgagggacttctacctgtgttatcctgcaattctcacaaacacattagtccctcaactaggtttgtcgtcaatacttcaaaatcaactaggggtggcactagatgcacttacaaagacATGATTTCCCAACGCCAGCCATTCCCCATACAGACACCACATGGGAAGAGTTGATGCGTGCTTCACCCACATACTTATGAAGTTCTCTTATTTGTGATTCACGTCCAACAAGGGGCTGATCCGTCATCCAATCTTCCGCTTCACTCTTTTGGCTTGCTTTACGCACCCTTGGTTCCTGTATGCGCGTGgggagaggtagaagaagaagcaCTCAGTGTTTAGCAATGAACCTTGATTTTTTTTGGACATCTTTCTACAGAGCTTGGCCTTATGCCACTTttataaaaagacaaatatttttggCCAGTTAATTAACTGAAAATTTCATGTTATGCTAGGCAATTGACACAGATGGCATTGCCGGAAGAAAATGAATGTTCCTATATATGGGATTACAAGAGCTCAACTAGTGCCTATTGTGACAAAGTTCACTAAAAGCCTATGATAAGAACAAGGGTGTCTATAACCCTGTTCCTGTTGAGCATTGTCCGAGAGGAAGAGGATATGCCGAAAGCCCATCAAACAAGTGTGCCCAGCAGGAACCAAAACCTCTCCAAAAACATGTCCAACAAATATGCCGAAGAGAAAAAATCAAAATGATTATGAGATATCCAGCTTCAAGGGAGGCTGCCAAAGTCTAGTTGAAGTCCTGGACAAAAGAATACTCCACCGCCTCAATATAAGGTGCGCTTATTTTGAGGTTCAGTTTTGATCATTTGATGGACCAATTATATGAGGGCTATGTACGCGCTACGAAAGTTGTAGCACTGAATTCATGTTCGAAGAGAATTCCATGATATAGCTTCTGCGGCACATAGTTCATATAGTTTTGGTCTAATTGATGGTTAAAATTAAATATCGAAATACGTGTATGCTCTAGAGTTGCCAAGAAATCAACTAACACCAAATAATTCTTGTGAATTTGTGTAGTACTAATATTGGACACGCCAAGCTAATATATTTGAAGTAGCAAATCATATATTTCTTTAACGCACCACTCTTGATTCTTGAGTGCTTGTAGACAAGATTTTTTCATTTTAACCATCGCTACACTAACATAAGTAGTTTTATGGCATGAAAatgctttttatattttttttctctcGAAAGTACTTGGATATAGGCAGAATCAAATTAAGGTGTGTCATAAAGACGGTATTATCCAAGCATTCAGCAAAACAAACTTTGAAGAGTAAAAAGAGAAAAGTTTCCTTATTGGTGTTGTAGGCTTACCTTGAAGAATGCACAAACAGAATGCTGAGGCGAGAACTGTTTCAGCTCCAATATCTGGTAAGAATGGCCGATGCACAAGCTTGCTATTTCGAGTTGCTGCGTGGACACAATGATACAGCTTCCCTCCTCGCTGTGAGGAAGAAACGTCCTGATGACATCCCACTCTACCATGTTTGACAGGCCTTCCAAGACGACGAGGTACGCCTTTTGTGTGACTAGCTGCTCAAACTCCTTGAACAGATGAGCATGGGTGGTATCCATCTTCGATAGGACATGCATACCTACGGTTGCaacattttcttcttctttgcaagagtttGCGTAGAACTGGGCCATAAGACCATGGATGAAGTCGTGGGGACTGAAGGGATGCACCAGCTTCACCCACGCACGGCAGGCAAAGTATTGACAGATTTCTGGATCATTGTAGGTCTCCCTGATGATGGACGTGGTCCCAAGATCGCCGGCCGACCCCCACAAGGAGATCACTTGCAGGTGCTTGTGTACTTTGTTGGTGATTATATGGCTGGCGAGGTCATCCAAGTGGCTGTGCTGCCTCTTGGTGGTGCGCCTTGCGTCGGCGAGCAGCATCTCATATGCGGTCGTGCCGTGCGCCAGTTTGGATGATGACCCTGCAGCAGATTCGAAGTTGATGAGGTTGTAGCGTCTGTAGCAGTTGTTTACATCCTCCACCCTGCACTTGAGCTGCTCCAGCTCCTCTACGGCCTCGTCcaacggcagcggcggcgccatCCAGGACGGAAGCAGCCGGCGCCAGAAGATTGGCTTGTCATCCAGCTGAACAACATTTTCGACGCAGTCTTCGACATCGTAGGCGAGCTGGCGAATGTGCTTCACCCAGGTCCTCACCAGATTATTCTTCATCTCCTCGTTGGCATCGTCGAGGAACGACTGCATCATCTCCAGCTCCAACGTGATTGACACAAGGTCGCGCTTCACCTTGTGTCAATGGCCGACTGGATCTTGGTGATCGCCCCCACCACCACCGATTTCGACAAACC
This window contains:
- the LOC123130104 gene encoding disease resistance protein Pik-2-like; its protein translation is MMQSFLDDANEEMKNNLVRTWVKHIRQLAYDVEDCVENVVQLDDKPIFWRRLLPSWMAPPLPLDEAVEELEQLKCRVEDVNNCYRRYNLINFESAAGSSSKLAHGTTAYEMLLADARRTTKRQHSHLDDLASHIITNKVHKHLQVISLWGSAGDLGTTSIIRETYNDPEICQYFACRAWVKLVHPFSPHDFIHGLMAQFYANSCKEEENVATVGMHVLSKMDTTHAHLFKEFEQLVTQKAYLVVLEGLSNMVEWDVIRTFLPHSEEGSCIIVSTQQLEIASLCIGHSYQILELKQFSPQHSVCAFFKEPRVRKASQKSEAEDWMTDQPLVGRESQIRELHKYVGEARINSSHVVSVWGMAGVGKSCL